The nucleotide window ACTTTCGTCAGGGCGTTGGATAATGGTTTCCATGATCCGGCGTTTGCCACTGGGATCAACCGCAATTAGACGAACATATTCTCCTTGGTGATCCGCTAAAACTGATTCTATCTCTTGCAGGGCGACGGTTTCTTTCTGGGCTTCAATTGCTGGGCCGGTGATCCAAGATTTGGTACGGAAACGACGCTCATTAGCGAATTCTGTGCCAATTTTATAGCCTTGATTGATAATTGAGCGAATTTGTTCGATTAAGTCTCCAGCGATATCCCCATTGCCCACAGAAGCGGGTTTACTGGTGCTACTGCTAGAACGACTATAGTTGCTGCTTGTAGCGGTTGCTGACTGAACCGGAGCATCTCCAGGCCGTTGAATAATCATTTCTTGAACTCGCCGTTTAGCATGGGGATCAACTCCAATCAAACGGACGTATTCCCCTTGATAGTCTTGTAACCAAGCGTCGATTTCTCTTAAAACTTGGTCTTCTCTGGTTGAGCTAATTTGTCCGCAACTGAGCCAAGATTTGGTTTTAAAACGACGCTGATCTGCGTGTTCTGCGCTAATGGTACAGCCTTGAGACAGGAGATTCCGAACCGATGATCTAATGTCTAAATTTACACTCATAGTTTCCACCGAATTTTTATACTGAGTCTCTTTAATTCCTTCTTTAACGTCGTTGAGATTTTCTCGAATAGGATTGATACAGGCTGAATCTTCGGCACATCGATAACCCGCCCGTAAAGCTTCATTAATTTCTACCACATGATCGGCAAAAGTCCGATCGCTTTGATTAACATCAGGAAGACGATCGGCTTGTTGTTGATTGGTAATGACTGCCCCAGAGGGAACATATTTGCCGGGGGGTATTTCTACGTCTTGAATTAAGGCGTGCATCATGATGATACAGCCCCGCCCTACTCTGGCATTAAATACGGTTGAACGAAATCCGATGAAACATTCATCCCCGATATAAGCTGGCCCGTGAATTAAGGCCATGTGGGTGATACAAACTTCTTTTCCGATCCAGACGGAATATTCTTTGCTATCATCCCCCACGACTCGCCCTTTTTCTAGCCCATGAATGACTACCCCATCTTGTATGTTGGTACTCTCCCCGATGTAGAAGGGTGTTCCTTCATCTGCGCGAATCGATGTTCCTGGGGCTATCAGGACATTCGGTCTTACTGTTACGTCGCCAATTAGGTTTGAAAAAGAATGTACATAGGCACTCTCATCAATTTGGGGTTCGGCTAAGTTTCTTGACCAGGGAGTCGGGGGAGCCGCTATAGTGCGGACTGCCATTGTAATTTAACCCTCCTGTGTTTAGTCTCACTCTTGTTACTCAATTTGTTTGATGCCATCACCCTCTGTGTGTTATCAAAGTATGACAATGGCTTTTGACTACTGACTCATGCGATATTCGTCTTTTTTGCTATATAGCTGACGATTATCCACCGTTATAGTATCTATAATCCCCACAACCATTGCATCAAGTGGACGCTCTTCATGTCCACTTTCTTTTCGGGCTGCACCTCCTCTAGAAACTAGCACCCATTCATTGATCCCGGCTCCAACGGTATCTCCGGCCACCTCATATTTGGGCATCAGTTCTCCTTGAGCGTCAATATATTGAACGAGTAAAAGTTTCACCCCGGTAAGGCTACGGGTTTTGTGAGTGCTAACAACTGTGCCTCGAACTTTGGCAATTTGCATGGACGGGTTGGGTGGTTTATGGGTTACTAAGCTAGATTCTTCTTAAAGGTTGGGGGTTTACGCTTTCCCGAAACTGTTCAACCGCTTCTGTATATCGAATCGGCAAAACATATTCTAGGTTTTCATGGGGACGGGCAATGATATGGGTAGAAAGAACTTTACCGCCGTTGACTCTTCCGGCATTAGCGATGCCGGCGGCAACTGAAGCTTGTACTTCTGAAACATCTCCTCTGACAATTACGGTAACACGCCCAGT belongs to Gloeothece citriformis PCC 7424 and includes:
- a CDS encoding ribulose bisphosphate carboxylase small subunit, whose protein sequence is MAVRTIAAPPTPWSRNLAEPQIDESAYVHSFSNLIGDVTVRPNVLIAPGTSIRADEGTPFYIGESTNIQDGVVIHGLEKGRVVGDDSKEYSVWIGKEVCITHMALIHGPAYIGDECFIGFRSTVFNARVGRGCIIMMHALIQDVEIPPGKYVPSGAVITNQQQADRLPDVNQSDRTFADHVVEINEALRAGYRCAEDSACINPIRENLNDVKEGIKETQYKNSVETMSVNLDIRSSVRNLLSQGCTISAEHADQRRFKTKSWLSCGQISSTREDQVLREIDAWLQDYQGEYVRLIGVDPHAKRRVQEMIIQRPGDAPVQSATATSSNYSRSSSSTSKPASVGNGDIAGDLIEQIRSIINQGYKIGTEFANERRFRTKSWITGPAIEAQKETVALQEIESVLADHQGEYVRLIAVDPSGKRRIMETIIQRPDESAIVHSNGNGKAKTVKTAPSSNGRKASVNRSSSGLDPEIISQVRSLLAQGLTIGTEHADQRRFKTKSWQTCSPIDSQNESQVLAALQECLVEHQGEYVRLLGIDAKAKRRVIQTIIQRPGDQPQNGTKPVAQETSSYSPYSSASTKPANTTTQSGNSSLSSEIVSQVRSILSQGLTIGTEHADKRRFKTKSWQSCSPIDSNRESEVLAALDACLQEHQGEYVRLLGIDANAKRRVIETIIQRP
- a CDS encoding EutN/CcmL family microcompartment protein — protein: MQIAKVRGTVVSTHKTRSLTGVKLLLVQYIDAQGELMPKYEVAGDTVGAGINEWVLVSRGGAARKESGHEERPLDAMVVGIIDTITVDNRQLYSKKDEYRMSQ
- a CDS encoding carbon dioxide-concentrating mechanism protein CcmK codes for the protein MSIAVGMVETLGFPAVVEAADAMVKAARVTLVGYEKIGTGRVTVIVRGDVSEVQASVAAGIANAGRVNGGKVLSTHIIARPHENLEYVLPIRYTEAVEQFRESVNPQPLRRI